The Nodosilinea sp. FACHB-141 genome has a segment encoding these proteins:
- the lpxA gene encoding acyl-ACP--UDP-N-acetylglucosamine O-acyltransferase produces MTTLIHPTAVVHEGAQVHPSVKIGPYAVIGEQVSIGPGTEIGAHAVIDGQTTIGSQNRIFPGAAIGLESQDLKYDGSMSRVVVGDNNLIREYVTINRATDAGAVTLVGSNCLLMAYSHVAHNCVVEDHVILANSVALAGHVYVESGARISGMVGVHQFVRVGRLVMIGGLSRIDRDVPPFTLVNGNPAEVRGLNQIGLQRAGLTADPQAYRELKQAYRLVYRSGISLSEAVSKLNQDESNDLVRHFSEFLRAAQQPDRRGLTPGRRRNKHTDDE; encoded by the coding sequence TTGACTACCCTGATTCATCCCACAGCAGTGGTTCACGAGGGTGCTCAGGTGCACCCTAGCGTCAAGATCGGCCCTTATGCGGTGATCGGTGAGCAGGTAAGCATTGGCCCTGGCACCGAAATTGGCGCTCACGCAGTGATTGATGGCCAAACAACGATTGGGTCCCAAAACCGAATTTTTCCTGGGGCGGCTATTGGTTTGGAGTCGCAGGATCTCAAGTACGACGGCTCGATGAGTCGGGTGGTTGTTGGCGACAACAACCTAATTCGGGAGTACGTCACCATTAACCGGGCCACCGATGCCGGGGCAGTAACTTTAGTGGGCAGCAATTGCCTGCTGATGGCCTACTCCCACGTGGCCCACAATTGCGTGGTTGAGGATCACGTCATTCTCGCCAACTCAGTGGCGCTAGCGGGCCACGTCTACGTGGAGTCGGGTGCGCGGATTAGCGGCATGGTAGGCGTTCACCAGTTTGTGCGGGTTGGGCGGCTGGTGATGATTGGCGGGCTCAGCCGCATCGATCGCGACGTGCCGCCCTTTACCCTGGTCAATGGCAATCCGGCTGAGGTGCGGGGGCTCAATCAGATCGGCTTGCAGCGAGCGGGTCTCACCGCTGACCCCCAGGCCTATCGTGAACTGAAGCAGGCCTATCGGTTGGTCTATCGTTCGGGCATATCGCTCAGTGAAGCGGTGAGCAAGCTCAATCAGGATGAGTCGAACGACTTGGTGCGGCACTTTAGCGAGTTTTTGCGGGCGGCTCAGCAGCCCGATCGCCGCGGATTGACCCCCGGCCGCCGCCGCAACAAGCACACCGATGATGAGTAG
- a CDS encoding DUF981 family protein — MFIDYITLMLINMVAGLVLLADFVYHGLDGANLKRWIPGFGLVGAIALVTGLHMVLTWPVPSSFNISFGETTVLFGGLYLATAIAIAQGWDLLSLAVYAFFAGLTAVVIGARIINLGQTQQPLVAGLGFILTGLGGVLAAPTLVYLRGNKGWRILGTVVLLVAALVWAFVGFLGYWGHLDVFSDWQPPLMRGEP, encoded by the coding sequence ATGTTTATCGACTACATCACCCTCATGCTGATCAACATGGTGGCCGGGCTGGTGCTGCTAGCCGACTTTGTCTATCACGGGCTAGATGGGGCCAACCTGAAACGGTGGATACCAGGCTTTGGGCTGGTGGGGGCGATCGCCCTAGTCACTGGCCTGCACATGGTCTTAACCTGGCCCGTGCCGAGCAGCTTCAACATTTCCTTTGGCGAAACCACAGTGCTGTTTGGGGGGCTTTATTTGGCCACTGCGATCGCGATCGCTCAGGGCTGGGATTTGCTTTCGCTGGCAGTCTACGCTTTTTTTGCCGGCCTTACCGCAGTCGTCATAGGGGCACGCATCATTAATCTGGGTCAAACCCAACAGCCATTAGTAGCTGGGCTAGGCTTTATTCTGACAGGATTAGGCGGGGTACTGGCAGCCCCTACCCTGGTGTACCTGCGTGGCAACAAAGGCTGGCGCATCCTGGGGACTGTAGTCCTGCTGGTGGCAGCGCTGGTATGGGCATTTGTTGGCTTTCTAGGCTACTGGGGCCATCTAGACGTTTTCAGCGATTGGCAGCCTCCCCTGATGCGAGGCGAGCCTTAG
- a CDS encoding sensor histidine kinase KdpD translates to MASENPTVLFQARPPEGLASTSTHLCEGRETWPLVHALAATLNEPDILPSLAEVLGTHLGAGACLLLCHYPDHGLTYTCWRQGRTSVNHQLGDAKSGSTPDRQRQVASELIQQTIDQAAGKARLSWQKGLAALLRNEAETPTWLRTIAHCTAIAVDGAGLQGAMLLLGAGGQSVEPTAQANLASIGAIAFHQHYLQGQAQRNTEQLRYLNYLKEDFLSTLNHELRTPLTSMMLAIRMLRRPDLTPERSAMYLDILEQQCTREINLVNDLLMLQTLESKAPAEVRQSTDLGQLLTDLAKQSQEQFHQAQLTLALQLPSKPVLLATDPERLTKVLKELVSNARKYSTPKTVVTFALADNQAQEGRVTLQVSNLGAAIEAEDLPHVFDKFRRGSKATKDGIAGTGTGLALARGLVEQLGGTIKVSSQPIDAQLWQTCFTLEFERHDKSIPNS, encoded by the coding sequence ATGGCTTCGGAAAATCCGACAGTTTTGTTCCAGGCTCGCCCTCCCGAGGGGTTAGCGTCTACCTCTACCCATCTTTGTGAAGGGCGCGAAACCTGGCCCTTGGTTCACGCCCTAGCTGCTACGCTCAACGAGCCCGACATCTTGCCGTCTTTGGCGGAGGTGCTGGGCACCCATTTGGGAGCAGGGGCTTGCCTACTGCTCTGCCACTATCCTGACCACGGGCTGACTTACACCTGTTGGCGCCAGGGGAGAACCTCTGTTAACCACCAACTTGGTGATGCCAAAAGCGGCTCGACCCCAGATCGGCAGCGCCAAGTGGCATCAGAACTCATTCAACAAACCATTGACCAAGCGGCAGGCAAAGCTCGGCTGTCTTGGCAGAAGGGGCTGGCAGCGCTGTTGCGGAATGAAGCAGAGACACCTACCTGGCTACGCACCATTGCGCACTGCACCGCCATTGCCGTGGATGGGGCAGGGCTGCAGGGCGCGATGCTACTGCTGGGAGCTGGGGGGCAGAGCGTGGAGCCTACCGCCCAAGCTAACTTGGCCAGCATAGGCGCGATCGCTTTCCATCAGCATTACCTTCAAGGGCAAGCCCAGCGCAACACCGAGCAGCTGCGCTATCTCAACTACCTCAAAGAAGACTTTCTCAGCACCCTTAACCACGAGCTACGCACCCCCCTCACCAGCATGATGTTGGCTATTCGCATGCTGCGCCGCCCCGATCTCACCCCGGAGCGATCGGCCATGTATTTGGATATTTTGGAACAGCAGTGCACCCGCGAAATCAACTTGGTGAACGACCTGCTGATGCTGCAAACTCTGGAGTCTAAGGCCCCTGCAGAAGTTCGCCAATCTACAGATTTAGGGCAGTTGCTCACGGATTTGGCCAAACAGTCTCAGGAACAGTTTCACCAGGCTCAGCTAACGCTGGCACTACAGCTACCGTCTAAGCCGGTATTGCTAGCCACCGACCCAGAGCGGCTGACCAAAGTGTTGAAAGAGCTGGTGAGCAACGCCCGCAAGTATTCAACCCCAAAAACGGTTGTGACCTTTGCCCTAGCTGACAACCAGGCCCAAGAGGGACGGGTCACTCTGCAAGTTAGTAATTTGGGGGCGGCCATTGAGGCAGAGGACTTGCCCCATGTTTTTGACAAGTTTCGGCGAGGTTCCAAGGCCACCAAAGATGGCATTGCTGGTACCGGTACCGGCCTTGCCCTAGCCCGTGGGCTTGTGGAGCAACTGGGGGGCACTATAAAGGTGTCGAGCCAGCCAATCGACGCCCAACTCTGGCAAACCTGTTTTACCCTTGAGTTTGAACGCCATGACAAATCTATCCCTAATTCATAG
- a CDS encoding class I SAM-dependent methyltransferase, with amino-acid sequence MLLQPNQRTKLDESSDTAFYDAPRFVTHVDDGFIQQLTDLYRERLTPNSRVFDMMSSWVSHLPKDMVFEWVEGHGLNAEELAKNPRLNHYFVQNLNENPKLPLDDQSFDAVLNTVSVQYLQQPEVVFGEIYRILKPGGVAIVSFSNRMFYQKAIAAWRDGSETRRVNLVKGYFGSVPGFSNPEVVTHTPSVPAILQMLGMPGGDPFYAVIAERMEPLV; translated from the coding sequence ATGCTGCTTCAGCCCAATCAGCGCACTAAGCTCGACGAGTCTAGCGACACCGCTTTCTACGATGCGCCCCGCTTCGTAACCCATGTAGACGATGGCTTCATTCAGCAGCTCACGGATCTCTACCGTGAACGTTTGACCCCCAACAGCCGTGTCTTCGACATGATGAGCAGCTGGGTCTCACACCTGCCCAAAGATATGGTTTTTGAGTGGGTTGAAGGCCATGGCCTAAACGCCGAAGAGCTGGCCAAAAATCCCCGCCTCAACCACTATTTCGTGCAAAATCTCAACGAAAACCCAAAGCTGCCGCTGGATGACCAGTCCTTTGATGCAGTGCTCAATACGGTGTCGGTGCAGTATCTCCAGCAGCCTGAGGTGGTGTTTGGCGAAATCTACCGCATTCTCAAGCCGGGCGGCGTTGCCATTGTTAGCTTCTCAAACCGCATGTTTTACCAGAAGGCGATCGCCGCCTGGCGCGACGGCAGCGAAACCCGTCGGGTCAATCTGGTCAAAGGTTATTTTGGCTCTGTACCCGGCTTTAGCAACCCAGAAGTAGTGACTCACACCCCCAGCGTTCCCGCCATTCTGCAAATGCTCGGTATGCCCGGCGGTGACCCCTTCTATGCCGTCATTGCCGAACGGATGGAACCGCTGGTCTAG
- the fabZ gene encoding 3-hydroxyacyl-ACP dehydratase FabZ: MAVPKTSYSAEEIHALLPHRYPFALVDRIIDYVPAKHAIGIKNVTFNEPHFQGHFPGHPIMPGVLIVEAMAQVGGIVLMQIPGVQGLCVFAGIDKVRFRRPVVPGDQLVMTVELLALKRQRFGKMRGRAEVDGQLVCEGELMFSVVEPATTPQGK; encoded by the coding sequence ATGGCGGTTCCCAAGACTAGCTATAGCGCTGAAGAGATCCATGCCCTGCTGCCTCACCGCTATCCGTTTGCCCTAGTCGATCGCATCATCGACTATGTTCCAGCTAAGCATGCCATTGGCATCAAAAATGTCACGTTCAACGAGCCTCACTTTCAGGGACATTTTCCGGGGCACCCGATTATGCCGGGGGTGTTGATTGTCGAGGCCATGGCCCAAGTGGGGGGCATTGTGCTGATGCAGATCCCAGGAGTTCAGGGGTTGTGCGTGTTTGCCGGCATCGACAAGGTTCGGTTTCGTCGCCCTGTCGTGCCTGGGGATCAGTTGGTAATGACCGTAGAACTGTTGGCCCTAAAGCGGCAGCGGTTTGGCAAAATGCGGGGTCGAGCTGAGGTCGATGGGCAACTGGTCTGCGAAGGTGAGCTAATGTTCTCTGTGGTGGAGCCGGCAACAACTCCCCAGGGGAAATAG
- a CDS encoding BamA/TamA family outer membrane protein produces MRVSPNYLLAVLATSGLVGLIAAPAHADPVAPEFVVQADSSAAEPSETLEPGYSQSADALAEPVIGISDPASTIDFDQVQPDLGPSPVAENLQSAIDGYRSIEGEAAADAATALSPATSSESSVEQRAQLESAQLAQTPSTQREISPEEAQRILDGAVQRRSQPQPAPTQEQPETPEATPADEEADEPAEEAPEEPAAEVEEPRVLVAEVQVQPNQGELDPSLENLIYSVIETQAGRTTTRTQLQQDINSIFATGYFADVDAQPEDTDLGVRVTFLVQPNPVLTDVRLEGNEVLPQTIVDDIFDEQKGEIINLIDFQEGILELNQWYQDQGYVLAQVVAAPQVSPDGVVTLEVAEGVIESIEVRYINDLGQAVDEEGNPVRGRTRPFIITREFETEPGEVFNQARIEQDFQRVFGLGIFEDVVPGLEPAEDDPRKVKLIVNVSERNTGSVAAGLGFNFTGDLFGTVSFRQDNFGGNNQKFSAEAQLSTRDILFDVSFTDPWIAGDPFRTSYTVNAFARSANNLNFEDGPNPINLANGDQVRIRRLGTGITFSRPFDNGWTVAVGTLIQNVSARDADGRVNAVDAAGNPLTASSRGVDDLWTFPVSATLDRRNDAFNPTSGSVLRLNTEQSVPLGRGSILMNRLRGSYSYYIPLRLLNFAEGPQALALNFQAGTIVGELPPYEAFTLGGTNSIRGYDEGEVGSGRSYAQFTAEYRFPLFSFLGGALFLDVGSDLGSGNAVPGAPGPSRGKPGSGIGYGAGVRVSTPLGPLRVDYGFSNQGEGRIHFGFGERF; encoded by the coding sequence ATGCGGGTTTCTCCTAATTATTTATTGGCCGTGTTGGCCACCTCTGGGCTGGTAGGGCTGATTGCTGCCCCGGCCCACGCCGATCCAGTCGCCCCAGAATTTGTCGTGCAGGCAGATTCCTCCGCAGCTGAACCCTCGGAGACCCTCGAACCAGGCTATAGCCAAAGTGCTGATGCCCTGGCTGAGCCTGTTATAGGTATCTCCGATCCCGCCAGCACTATCGACTTTGACCAGGTTCAGCCCGACCTCGGCCCTAGCCCAGTCGCCGAAAACCTCCAGAGTGCGATCGACGGCTACCGTTCTATTGAAGGTGAGGCCGCCGCAGATGCTGCCACTGCCCTCTCGCCCGCCACTAGCTCAGAGTCTAGTGTTGAACAGAGGGCCCAGCTAGAGAGTGCTCAGCTGGCTCAAACTCCGAGCACCCAGCGCGAAATCAGCCCCGAAGAGGCCCAGCGCATCCTAGATGGAGCCGTGCAGCGCCGTAGCCAGCCCCAGCCAGCCCCCACGCAAGAGCAACCCGAGACTCCTGAAGCCACACCCGCCGATGAGGAAGCCGACGAGCCTGCTGAAGAAGCTCCTGAAGAACCAGCCGCAGAGGTTGAAGAGCCCCGAGTTCTAGTCGCCGAAGTTCAGGTGCAACCCAATCAAGGCGAACTCGATCCGTCCCTTGAGAACTTGATCTACAGCGTAATTGAAACCCAAGCCGGGCGCACAACTACCCGTACCCAGCTTCAGCAAGACATCAACAGCATTTTTGCCACCGGTTACTTCGCCGATGTCGATGCCCAGCCCGAAGACACTGATTTAGGGGTGCGAGTCACCTTCTTGGTGCAGCCCAACCCGGTGCTCACCGACGTGCGGCTGGAGGGTAACGAAGTCCTGCCCCAAACCATCGTCGATGATATCTTCGACGAACAGAAGGGTGAGATCATCAACCTGATTGACTTTCAAGAAGGAATTCTAGAGCTCAACCAGTGGTACCAAGACCAGGGTTACGTGCTAGCCCAGGTGGTTGCTGCTCCCCAGGTCTCACCCGACGGGGTCGTCACCCTAGAGGTAGCAGAAGGGGTAATTGAAAGCATCGAGGTGCGTTATATCAACGACCTTGGTCAGGCTGTTGACGAGGAGGGCAACCCAGTCCGGGGACGAACTCGGCCTTTTATCATTACCCGCGAGTTTGAGACCGAGCCCGGCGAAGTGTTCAACCAGGCCCGCATTGAGCAAGATTTTCAGCGGGTGTTTGGCCTGGGAATTTTTGAGGATGTGGTACCCGGGCTAGAACCTGCCGAAGACGACCCTCGCAAAGTTAAGCTGATCGTCAACGTATCTGAGCGCAACACAGGTTCTGTAGCGGCTGGTCTAGGCTTTAACTTTACTGGCGATCTCTTCGGCACAGTCAGCTTCCGCCAGGACAACTTTGGCGGCAACAACCAAAAATTCAGCGCTGAGGCTCAGCTCAGCACCCGAGACATTCTGTTTGACGTGTCCTTTACGGACCCTTGGATTGCGGGTGATCCTTTCCGGACTTCCTACACTGTTAACGCCTTTGCTCGTTCAGCCAACAACCTCAATTTTGAGGACGGCCCTAACCCCATCAACCTAGCTAACGGCGATCAGGTGCGCATTCGCCGCCTGGGCACCGGCATTACCTTTAGTCGTCCCTTTGACAATGGTTGGACGGTGGCGGTAGGCACTTTGATTCAAAACGTGTCGGCTCGCGATGCCGATGGTAGGGTCAATGCTGTAGACGCCGCTGGCAACCCCCTGACGGCAAGCAGTCGTGGGGTTGATGACCTCTGGACATTCCCTGTCAGTGCTACTCTCGATCGCCGCAATGATGCCTTCAACCCCACCAGCGGCAGCGTTCTGCGGCTCAACACCGAGCAGTCGGTGCCCCTAGGACGGGGCAGCATCTTGATGAATCGGCTGCGGGGAAGCTACAGCTACTACATTCCCCTCAGACTGCTGAACTTTGCTGAAGGCCCCCAGGCATTGGCCCTCAACTTTCAGGCGGGCACCATTGTTGGCGAATTACCCCCCTATGAGGCGTTTACTCTAGGCGGCACCAACTCCATTCGCGGTTATGACGAAGGCGAAGTGGGGAGTGGACGTAGCTATGCTCAATTCACCGCCGAATATCGCTTTCCGCTGTTTTCGTTTTTGGGCGGTGCTTTATTCCTAGATGTTGGCAGTGACCTGGGCAGCGGCAATGCCGTACCCGGTGCCCCTGGTCCGTCACGGGGTAAGCCCGGCAGCGGCATTGGCTATGGAGCTGGGGTACGGGTTTCGACTCCCCTGGGTCCTCTGCGGGTTGACTACGGCTTTAGCAATCAGGGCGAGGGCCGCATCCACTTCGGGTTTGGAGAGCGCTTTTAA
- the hisG gene encoding ATP phosphoribosyltransferase — MLTIALPKGGMLKDSIRLLQAVGLDFSLFLDSANRQLQITDASGQATGLLVRAQDVPVYVEYGQAQLGMVGYDVLREKKPAVAHLADLGFGGCRLSVAVKTTSPYRSALDLPAHSRVASKYVNCARDYFQSLDLPVEIVPLYGSVELGPITGMSEAIVDLVSTGKTLKENNLMELEVLYHSTARLIAHPLSYRVNPYGLKDLIDRVRTQAEAVTV; from the coding sequence ATGCTCACCATCGCGCTACCTAAGGGCGGCATGCTCAAAGACAGCATTCGCCTACTACAAGCTGTTGGCCTCGACTTTAGCCTGTTCCTCGACAGCGCTAATCGCCAGCTGCAAATTACCGACGCCTCGGGCCAGGCGACAGGGCTACTGGTGCGCGCCCAGGATGTGCCCGTCTATGTGGAATACGGTCAAGCGCAGCTCGGCATGGTCGGCTACGACGTACTGCGCGAGAAAAAGCCCGCTGTAGCCCACTTGGCTGACTTAGGTTTTGGCGGCTGTCGTCTGTCGGTGGCCGTCAAAACCACCAGCCCCTATCGCTCGGCCCTAGATTTGCCCGCCCACAGCCGAGTCGCCTCTAAGTACGTCAACTGCGCCCGCGACTACTTTCAAAGCCTGGATCTACCGGTGGAAATTGTGCCCCTCTACGGCTCGGTGGAGCTGGGACCTATTACGGGCATGTCCGAGGCGATCGTCGATCTAGTTTCGACGGGCAAAACCCTGAAGGAAAACAACCTGATGGAGCTAGAGGTGCTCTACCACAGCACTGCCCGACTGATTGCCCACCCGCTAAGCTATCGGGTCAACCCCTACGGTCTAAAGGATTTGATCGATCGGGTGCGCACCCAGGCAGAGGCGGTGACCGTGTAG
- a CDS encoding LL-diaminopimelate aminotransferase, whose product MATINDNYLKLKAGYLFPEIARRVSAFAEANPDAPIIKLGIGDVTEPLPEACRTAMVKAVEDMGDRTSFHGYGPEQGYLWLREKIAQHDFQSRGCDIDASEIFISDGSKCDCGNILDIFGSNNSIAVTDPVYPVYVDTNVMAGHTGPANENGEYGGLTYLPISAANAFTASIPHEKVDLIYLCFPNNPTGAVASKEHLQAWVNYARAHGSIILFDAAYEGFITDPTIPHSIYEIEGARECAIEFRSFSKNAGFTGTRCALTVVPKTLMGKADDGTEVALHGLWNRRQSTKFNGVSYIVQRGAEAVYSPEGQAQTKALIDFYMENARIIREQLTAAGIAVYGGVNAPYVWVKTPNDLSSWDFFDKLLHTCHVVGTPGSGFGAAGEGYFRISAFNSRDNVNEAMRRVTEKFRV is encoded by the coding sequence ATGGCCACCATCAACGACAACTATCTCAAGCTTAAAGCGGGCTACCTATTCCCCGAAATTGCTCGCCGGGTCAGCGCCTTTGCCGAGGCCAACCCCGACGCTCCGATTATTAAGCTGGGCATTGGCGATGTGACTGAGCCCCTGCCCGAAGCCTGCCGCACCGCCATGGTCAAAGCGGTGGAAGACATGGGCGATCGCACCTCCTTCCACGGCTACGGCCCTGAGCAGGGCTATCTCTGGCTGCGCGAAAAAATTGCCCAGCACGACTTTCAAAGCCGAGGCTGCGACATTGATGCCAGCGAAATCTTTATCTCCGACGGCTCCAAGTGCGACTGCGGAAATATTCTCGATATTTTTGGCAGCAACAACTCCATCGCCGTCACCGACCCGGTCTACCCCGTCTATGTCGACACTAATGTGATGGCAGGCCACACCGGCCCCGCCAACGAAAACGGCGAGTACGGCGGCCTCACCTACCTGCCGATCAGCGCCGCCAATGCCTTCACCGCCAGCATCCCCCACGAAAAAGTAGATCTGATCTACCTTTGCTTCCCCAACAACCCCACCGGGGCGGTCGCCAGCAAAGAGCATTTGCAAGCCTGGGTCAACTACGCCCGCGCCCACGGCTCAATCATTCTGTTTGATGCTGCCTACGAAGGCTTTATCACCGACCCCACCATTCCCCACTCCATCTATGAGATTGAGGGAGCGCGAGAATGTGCGATCGAATTTCGCTCTTTCTCTAAGAATGCAGGCTTCACCGGCACCCGCTGCGCTCTGACGGTAGTGCCCAAAACCCTGATGGGCAAAGCCGACGACGGCACCGAAGTTGCCCTCCACGGCCTGTGGAACCGCCGCCAATCCACCAAGTTCAATGGCGTCTCCTACATCGTGCAGCGCGGGGCCGAGGCGGTTTACTCTCCTGAAGGTCAGGCTCAAACCAAAGCCCTAATCGACTTTTATATGGAGAACGCTCGCATTATTCGCGAGCAGCTCACCGCCGCGGGCATTGCCGTCTACGGCGGCGTCAACGCTCCCTATGTATGGGTGAAAACCCCCAACGACCTGAGCAGCTGGGACTTTTTCGATAAGCTGCTGCACACCTGCCATGTAGTCGGCACCCCTGGCTCGGGCTTTGGGGCCGCAGGCGAAGGTTACTTCCGCATCTCAGCCTTCAACAGCCGCGACAACGTGAACGAAGCCATGCGCCGCGTCACTGAGAAATTCCGAGTGTAG
- a CDS encoding SRPBCC family protein has translation MTATTPEIPNFEPALLGAEVSAQAPGVTIHTEKLEGQQRRILASTQIPATADQVWQVLTDYNNLSSFIPNLSHSQRLSHPNGGIRLEQIGSQCFLNIKFCARVVLDMVEAFPKELRFTMVEGDFRQFEGKWTLEPVKDAAGEAVCLGYDLVIRPPRAMPVALIERHIRNDLSRNLQAISDRTLVLFGA, from the coding sequence ATGACTGCGACAACCCCCGAAATCCCCAACTTTGAACCAGCGCTCCTAGGTGCTGAGGTTTCTGCGCAGGCACCAGGTGTCACCATCCACACCGAGAAGCTGGAGGGACAGCAGCGCCGTATTTTGGCGTCAACCCAGATTCCTGCTACGGCCGATCAGGTTTGGCAGGTGCTGACAGACTACAACAACCTGTCGAGCTTTATCCCCAATCTCTCCCACAGTCAGCGGTTGAGCCATCCTAACGGTGGCATTCGACTGGAGCAGATCGGCTCCCAGTGCTTTCTCAACATCAAGTTTTGCGCCCGTGTGGTGCTGGATATGGTCGAGGCCTTCCCGAAGGAACTGCGCTTTACTATGGTGGAGGGTGACTTTCGCCAGTTTGAGGGCAAGTGGACGCTAGAACCAGTGAAAGATGCCGCTGGTGAGGCAGTTTGCCTAGGCTATGATCTGGTGATTCGGCCTCCCCGGGCGATGCCAGTGGCACTGATCGAGCGGCATATCCGCAACGACCTGAGCCGCAATCTGCAAGCAATTAGCGATCGCACCCTCGTGCTGTTTGGCGCTTAG
- the purC gene encoding phosphoribosylaminoimidazolesuccinocarboxamide synthase, translating into MAPGESFGEKLYEGKAKIIYATDDPAVMLTYFKDDATAFNAQKKGQIVGKGQINCAISTYLFKQLEAAGIETHWLETTGDRTMRVKALQIIPLEVVVRNLAAGSLCKQTGLPLGQRLDPPLVEFYYKDDALGDPLLTGDRIRAMAIASEEQIATLRRLALRINQILTDFFMGCAITLVDFKLEFGLDTQQQILLGDEISPDTCRLWDQTTDDEAQRVLDKDRFRQDLGQVEAAYQRVLEKVAAQSAKN; encoded by the coding sequence ATGGCCCCTGGTGAATCTTTTGGCGAAAAACTCTACGAAGGCAAGGCCAAAATTATCTACGCCACCGACGACCCGGCAGTGATGCTGACCTACTTTAAAGACGACGCTACCGCTTTTAATGCCCAAAAGAAGGGCCAGATAGTCGGTAAGGGGCAGATCAACTGCGCTATCTCCACCTATCTGTTTAAGCAGCTTGAGGCAGCAGGCATTGAGACCCACTGGTTAGAAACGACGGGCGATCGCACCATGCGGGTCAAAGCCCTCCAGATCATTCCCCTCGAAGTCGTCGTTAGAAATTTGGCGGCGGGCAGCCTCTGCAAGCAGACCGGTCTGCCCCTAGGCCAGCGCCTCGATCCGCCGCTGGTGGAGTTCTATTATAAGGACGACGCACTGGGTGATCCGCTGCTGACGGGCGATCGCATTCGCGCCATGGCAATCGCCAGTGAGGAACAGATCGCCACTCTGCGCCGTCTTGCCCTCAGAATCAATCAAATCCTGACGGATTTCTTCATGGGTTGCGCTATCACCCTGGTTGACTTCAAGCTGGAGTTTGGCCTCGATACCCAACAGCAGATTTTGCTGGGCGACGAAATTAGCCCTGACACCTGCCGTCTATGGGATCAAACCACCGACGACGAAGCTCAACGGGTGCTCGACAAAGATCGCTTTCGGCAAGATCTGGGCCAAGTCGAAGCAGCTTACCAGCGTGTGCTAGAAAAGGTGGCGGCACAATCGGCCAAGAATTAG
- the lpxC gene encoding UDP-3-O-acyl-N-acetylglucosamine deacetylase, which translates to MVQTGLDFERSTQSSWGIAARQTTLATVVDRQGIGLHSGLATTVTLRPAAPDQGRFFVRTDLPSQPSVAASLAAVNPTVLSTELCQGEASVRTVEHLLAALVGLGIDNVRIDITGPEVPLLDGSALGWVEAIRQAGRQELEAPRTVAHLEQPVTIHQGDAFVAAFPASVARFTYGIDFEVAAIGNQWFSWSPSAEPFGLEGFATTVAPARTFGLAHQIEQLRASGLIQGGSLDNALVCGEEGWLNPPLRFENEPARHKMLDLIGDLSLLGSLPTAHIVAYKASHHLHGELAAALVPALVYGTL; encoded by the coding sequence ATGGTGCAAACAGGTCTTGACTTCGAGCGATCGACCCAGTCAAGCTGGGGCATAGCCGCCAGGCAAACTACCTTGGCCACTGTGGTAGACCGGCAGGGTATAGGGCTCCATTCGGGCCTTGCAACCACGGTCACCTTGAGGCCAGCGGCACCCGACCAAGGGCGTTTCTTTGTTCGCACCGATCTGCCGAGCCAACCCTCGGTGGCTGCTAGCCTCGCCGCGGTAAACCCAACTGTGCTATCGACAGAGCTTTGCCAAGGGGAGGCCTCGGTACGCACGGTCGAGCACCTGTTGGCGGCCCTAGTGGGGTTGGGCATTGACAACGTTCGCATTGATATTACTGGCCCAGAGGTGCCCTTGCTGGATGGGTCAGCCCTGGGATGGGTAGAGGCGATTCGCCAGGCGGGGCGGCAAGAGCTTGAGGCACCTCGCACTGTAGCGCATTTAGAGCAGCCGGTGACAATTCACCAGGGTGATGCCTTTGTCGCCGCTTTTCCGGCTTCAGTAGCACGGTTTACCTACGGCATTGACTTTGAGGTGGCGGCGATTGGCAATCAGTGGTTTAGCTGGTCACCCAGTGCCGAACCCTTTGGCCTGGAGGGGTTTGCCACCACCGTTGCCCCGGCCCGCACCTTTGGCTTGGCCCACCAAATTGAGCAGCTGCGCGCCAGCGGTTTGATCCAGGGGGGTAGCCTTGACAATGCTCTAGTGTGCGGTGAAGAGGGCTGGCTGAATCCACCCCTGCGGTTTGAGAACGAACCGGCTCGCCACAAAATGCTGGACTTGATTGGTGATCTGAGCCTGTTGGGCAGTTTGCCCACGGCCCATATTGTGGCCTACAAGGCAAGCCACCATCTCCACGGTGAGTTAGCGGCGGCGCTGGTACCGGCTCTCGTTTATGGCACCCTCTAG